GAACAAAACCGCAATCGCAAGGAGCGAAATCAAGAAGTACTGATTCGGTGAGAGAACGTTAAGCACCCTCCCGATCTGCGTCTGAAACGACGCACCCTCCTGGTCAATCTTGTCAACCGTGTAGAGCCGGGCAAACTCCAAATTCGCCTTGATATCGGCATCTTCTGGATTCAACCGCTCAGCCCGCCGGAAATTGGCTATCGCTAGACCGATTCGACCCGCTTTGTAGTACGCACATCCTGCATTGTAAAAAAGCTGAGGCGAAGAGTACCCTTTATCGATGATCGCTTGGAATGCCGTCGATGATTCAACAAACTTCCCCTGGTCATACAAGCTTATCGCAGCACGAAAGTCGTCATCCGCACCGGCAAACAACGTCACCGGCACGAGCATAATCAAGGCAATCCACAAGAATCGCTTCAACGCGTCTTCTCCAGATCAATAATCAACTGCCGTGCATCATCAAGCAACTTCTGCATCTGCGCTGTCTCAGAACCTCCCGGGGCGAATCTGCCAAAATCGCACTGTTGCAGCAACTCAAGCATCTTTGCGACAAGAACATCGCTTTGTTTGCCCGCCGCAAATGCTTTGATACTATCCGCCGTCAGTCCGTAAGCCGGCAAGTTGTAGCGGTCGGCAAAATACTCTATCAGTGAGCGATTGATCTCGGTGTAGAACCCATCGGCGTCATTTGCAATTAGGCTCGACTTGGCACGTGCCAGCCTGCCTTCTGCCATTTTGCGCGCCTGCTTCAGCCGCCGGAAGCCGTGATCGGTTTCCAACCTCTCTTTGCGTCGCTGCGTCTGCAGAATCGCCACATAGCCGATAATCGGAATCAAATACAATGCGAGAAAGAACGGGCTCATCGCCAGCGGCTGACTGCGGCGTGTATTCAAATCACCAACATCCGACTTCAAATAGCGAATGTCCTTCGCCGCAAGATCGATGCGATTGGTCTGAAGATTCTGCACCTGCGAAGCAAACCTATCTTGCGATGGCGTCGCTTCAATCTGAATCGCATCCGTCGTAATAGTCTTGTAACTGCGAGCCTTTGGATCAAAGTACGAGAAACTTAGCGACGGGATCGTATAAGTGCCGGCGCGCTTCGGGATAAACACTTGCTCATAGATCTTGCTGCCGCCCAACACATAGTCCATTCGTTCGATATTTTCAGAATCACCCGCCTGATAACTGCGGAAATCGGGCATGTCTGGAATCGATGGCATTCCAACAGTCTTAATATTGCCAACTCCGGAAATCTTCACCGTCATCGTAATCGGCTCATTTACCGGCACGGTTCGCCTGTCGACGCTCGCTGTCATCGTGAATTGGCCCACCGCACCGCCGAAATCAACGGGCTTGCCTTGAGTCGGCAATGGCAGGGCAACAACAGCAATCGGATCAGAAGTCAGTTTAACGCTCTTCGTTTCGCCAAAAACACCAAAATTGTTGAAGATCGAAAACGGATCGCGATTTCGTGCCCGTTCCTGAACCAAACAAGTTAGACTCGCCTGCCCAATCGATTGAATTCCCGGAGCCGTCGGGAAGAGTCCGCTCTTGATCTCGGTCACCCGGTAGTCGCGTCCATTGACAGTCTGATAAATTGACCGCTGCGGCCCCAAGTCCTCGACCCAAAACCCCGTCTTCTGGGGTGGGACATAGTCAGTACCCTGCAGCAGTTCAATCCCCTGAAAGAACTTGAATGTCAGTGTAATCTGCTCATTGACATACACAGTGTCCTTGTCGACAACAGTGCGGATAAACAGGTCATCCTTGGCTACACCGCTCTGCTGAGATTGTCCTTGTCGCCTTGTTGTCTGCGGATTTGTATTTCTGGTCTGCGGCGCACCGCCGGCACTTACCTGAACTGTCTGCGCTTGAGTCATGTAACGTTGGCCGTCAATATCAAGAGCAAACGCCGGTATCTCCAGCTTCCCTGACCGCTTGGGTGTCATCCGGAATACATAACGCTTGGTGTTTTGCGACTGACCATTCACCCACGTGAAGCTTTGGCTCGTTCCTGTCGAGTAGACCTCGAAATCCCCCAGCTTCGGCAACGCCACATTAGGCACCTTCGATACGTCGCCGCTGATTTCGACCGTGTACTCAAGCGATTCGTCTTGCGAGATCTGCTTGCGGTCGACTCGTGCGGTCACGGCTACGTCACTGGCAAGCACGATCGCATGCGCCAGAAGAACAACAAATATCCGAGTCAGTATTTTTCGCAAACTGCCAATCATCGCTTACCAGTCTTTTTTGCTATCGTAATTTCCGTACTTGACCTTAGTCCGGTTGATTTTCTTCTGCAAGTCCTTTTCGGCATTTCCGATCGCCTTCAGAATACGATCTGCGTCTTCCTTGCTCATCTTTTCATCCTGCCCCTTGCCCTCTTGCTGCTCAGTTTGGCCCTCACTGCCCTGCTGCTGCTGCCCCTGGTCTTTTTTATCCTGCTCCCCTTCGCCTTGCTGCTGCTGTTGTTGCTGCTGCTTGTCTTCGCCATTCTCGCCTTGCTGGCCCTGTTGCTGCTGTTGCTGTTGATCCTGCTCGCTTTCGCCCTGATCATCCTGCTTTTGCTGATCGTCGCCCTGCTGCTGTTGTTGCTGGTCTTGCTCTTCTTGCTTCTCCTGGTCTTGCTGCTGCTGGTCCTGCTTTTCATTCTGCTGATTTTGTGCCTGTTCTTTCAACTTCTTGCGCGACAATTCCAGATTGTACTTCGCATCGACATCATCCGGTTTCAGCTCAAGACACTTCTGATAGGCGTTGATCGCCTCCGCATACTTCTCGTTACGGAAGAAGCTTGACCCCAAGTTATAGTATGCATCCGCCTGAAATGCCGGGTCGTCAGTCAGAAGCGCCTTCGAGTAACGCTTAACTGCATCCTCGTACTTCGCCTGGTCGAATAGTGCCGTTCCAATATT
The sequence above is a segment of the bacterium genome. Coding sequences within it:
- a CDS encoding tetratricopeptide repeat protein; translated protein: MKRFLWIALIMLVPVTLFAGADDDFRAAISLYDQGKFVESSTAFQAIIDKGYSSPQLFYNAGCAYYKAGRIGLAIANFRRAERLNPEDADIKANLEFARLYTVDKIDQEGASFQTQIGRVLNVLSPNQYFLISLLAIAVLFGLLTLKRMGKVSIGSTSVVSLVLVAVICAVAMVWVLQNNYLIQEGVVTVEQTEIMSGPGDEFELQFEAHEGLMFTILESRPDYYLALFANQLKGWVRRSDVVTI
- a CDS encoding protein BatD, with the protein product MRKILTRIFVVLLAHAIVLASDVAVTARVDRKQISQDESLEYTVEISGDVSKVPNVALPKLGDFEVYSTGTSQSFTWVNGQSQNTKRYVFRMTPKRSGKLEIPAFALDIDGQRYMTQAQTVQVSAGGAPQTRNTNPQTTRRQGQSQQSGVAKDDLFIRTVVDKDTVYVNEQITLTFKFFQGIELLQGTDYVPPQKTGFWVEDLGPQRSIYQTVNGRDYRVTEIKSGLFPTAPGIQSIGQASLTCLVQERARNRDPFSIFNNFGVFGETKSVKLTSDPIAVVALPLPTQGKPVDFGGAVGQFTMTASVDRRTVPVNEPITMTVKISGVGNIKTVGMPSIPDMPDFRSYQAGDSENIERMDYVLGGSKIYEQVFIPKRAGTYTIPSLSFSYFDPKARSYKTITTDAIQIEATPSQDRFASQVQNLQTNRIDLAAKDIRYLKSDVGDLNTRRSQPLAMSPFFLALYLIPIIGYVAILQTQRRKERLETDHGFRRLKQARKMAEGRLARAKSSLIANDADGFYTEINRSLIEYFADRYNLPAYGLTADSIKAFAAGKQSDVLVAKMLELLQQCDFGRFAPGGSETAQMQKLLDDARQLIIDLEKTR
- a CDS encoding tetratricopeptide repeat protein, with amino-acid sequence MRRVLIFILITCVSTSVLADYRKLNKKGNEAYSKRDIEQALKYYQEAEIEKPQEPVLEYNIGTALFDQAKYEDAVKRYSKALLTDDPAFQADAYYNLGSSFFRNEKYAEAINAYQKCLELKPDDVDAKYNLELSRKKLKEQAQNQQNEKQDQQQQDQEKQEEQDQQQQQQGDDQQKQDDQGESEQDQQQQQQQGQQGENGEDKQQQQQQQQGEGEQDKKDQGQQQQGSEGQTEQQEGKGQDEKMSKEDADRILKAIGNAEKDLQKKINRTKVKYGNYDSKKDW